The following proteins are co-located in the Candida dubliniensis CD36 chromosome 3, complete sequence genome:
- a CDS encoding clathrin assembly complex AP-3 adaptin component delta-like subunit, putative (Similar to S. cerevisiae APL5;~In S. cerevisiae: functions in transport of alkaline phosphatase to the vacuole via the alternate pathway) → MSSFQLQNSEVLARLKPFGISFEKSLNDLIKGIRAHTKESPESLGNFLDVAIQECRNELITTDLETKAMAILKLAYLEMYGFDMSWCNFQILEVMSSSKFQQKRIGYLAAIQSFKNEQDLLILATNQFKKDLNSHNHVDIGLALSGVATIVTPSLAKDINDDVLMKLNHSKPYIRKKAILAMYKIFLQYPESLRLNFNRVIEKLDDPEIAVVSATVNVICEISKKNPNIFINYLPKFFAILEDTKNNWLIIRILKLFQSLSIVEPRMKKKILPTIVDLMLRTQASSLIYECINCIVSGQMLSPDSSKDKETAKLCIDQLRLFFSKNDSNLKFVGLIALFNTLKIFPFLMNEMENISGFVLDCLYDRDLIIKRKALEISNYLVNEDNITEVVKIMLMQLVPDNNIIDDNLKLEVTLKILQVASQNNYANIPNFRWYVAVLKDVINLTLLPVEGVTNSGLIATHIANEISSKIGKEFKNLATKVPSIRSYLLQNVILGLVQDVRLLESSGLILRDLYWILGEYISELKVTDNDDDDDDDDSDSDSDNENAQMMVLDIDKKIEIFNTLINHEIDKKLGLTTNVHFPVSAKLINLHFTSVVTVLIQALVKLYNGIATDYINNFATTNGQLPSIKFNELCYHLYRLIGFLSNWENHPNYEVQERALSWLEFLKLILEAMTDNNVVDIEKLAEADLKMYKDLPIARVEGPESESESDSDSEDEDEEDDEEEEEEEDDSDDDLDSDDDEYENLVSSDEESNSKPSELISSIQQEEYNPFAESLESESKDPSESNEVEVDTQQQQQQQDNNGLKQLPMLLTHVLPSFFTAYTLNPVAKNAQRNVGVPEDLNLNTQINSPEFKLEQFEDDSSDSYDLYLSEVDDMEPLIHLSSSDEPQEKRKERLERLKDDPYYLEDVVKTTKKKSKNKKIRSESISPEIESENASISNTIGSETDTDINKKQKEKKNKNKKKKMNKLKKEKVLILDEETIVGESDINPIESTNKEKKKPIKKNTFKIDSSNLDNFDLVSNDSEIQIHNDKEYEIDLEALREKLKQTNVEPKEKAKKKKKKTKKVPEEEGKSITESNGGESVKPKKVKKKKAVILE, encoded by the coding sequence ATGTCATCTTTCCAATTACAGAATTCAGAGGTTTTGGCTCGACTTAAACCATTTGGTATACTGTTTGAGAAATCACttaatgatttgatcaaaGGAATAAGAGCTCATACCAAGGAATCACCAGAAAGTTTAGGTAATTTTCTTGATGTGGCGATTCAAGAATGTCggaatgaattaattacCACTGATCTAGAAACTAAAGCTATGGCTATTCTTAAATTAGCATATTTGGAAATGTATGGATTTGATATGTCTTGGTgtaattttcaaattcttgaagTTATGTCATCAAGtaaatttcaacaaaaaagaattggataTTTAGCTGCCATTCaatcatttaaaaatgaacaaGATTTACTTATTTTGGCGactaatcaatttaaaaaagatCTTAATTCTCATAATCATGTTGATATTGGATTAGCATTGAGTGGGGTTGCGACAATTGTTACTCCAAGTTTGGCTaaagatattaatgatgatgtattaatgaaattgaatcattCAAAACCATATATTAGAAAAAAAGCCATATTGGCAATGTATAAAATATTCTTACAATATCCAGAAAGTTTAAGATTGAATTTTAATAgagttattgaaaaattagatGATCCAGAAATAGCTGTAGTTAGTGCTACGGTGAATGTTATTTGTGAAATTTCCAAGAAAAACCccaatattttcattaattatttacCTAAgttttttgcaattttaGAAgatacaaaaaataattggtTAATCATTAggattttaaaattatttcaaaGTTTATCAATAGTGGAACcaagaatgaaaaagaaaatactTCCGACTATAGTTGATTTAATGTTACGAACTCAAGCATCATCATTGATATATGAATGTATCAATTGTATTGTAAGTGGACAAATGCTTTCTCCTGATTCTTctaaagataaagaaacAGCAAAACTTTgcattgatcaattgagactttttttttcgaaaaatgattcaaacttgaaatttgtTGGATTAATAGCATTATTTAATACTTTAAAGATTTTCCCCTTTTTGATGAATGAAATGGAAAATATATCAGGGTTTGTTTTGGATTGTTTATATGATCGagatttgattattaaaCGTAAGGCATTAGAAATTTCTAATTATCTTGTAAATGAAGATAATATAACTGAAGTGGTCAAGATCATGTTGATGCAATTAGTAcctgataataatattattgatgataatttaaaattagaGGTTACTTTGAAAATTCTTCAAGTGGCATCACAAAATAATTATGCCAATATCCCCAATTTTAGATGGTATGTGGCTGTTTTGAAAGATGTTATCAATTTAACTTTATTACCCGTGGAAGGAGTTACCAATTCAGGATTGATAGCAACTCATATTGCTAATGAAATCTCATCCAAGATTGGcaaagaatttaaaaacTTGGCAACAAAAGTTCCTTCAATTAGATCATACTTGTTACAAAATGTGATTTTAGGATTGGTTCAAGATGTAAGATTATTGGAATCTTCTGGATTGATATTAAGAGATTTATATTGGATTTTGGGTGAATATATTAGTGAATTGAAAGTAACCGATAATGACgacgacgatgatgatgatgatagtGATAGTGACagtgataatgaaaatgcACAAATGATGGTTTTGGATATagataaaaaaattgaaatctttAACACATTAATCAATCATGAAATAGATAAAAAATTAGGATTAACTACTAATGTTCATTTCCCAGTATCAGCAAAACTAATTAATTTACATTTTACATCGGTGGTTACAGTATTGATACAAGCATTAGTGAAATTGTATAATGGAATTGCTACTgattatattaataattttgccACTACCAATGGTCAACTTCCTTCAATAAAATTTAACGAATTATGCTACCACTTGTATCGTTTAATAGGATTTTTGAGTAATTGGGAGAATCATCCAAATTATGAGGTTCAAGAGAGAGCATTATCCTGGTTAGAATTTTTGAAGTTGATTTTAGAAGCAATGActgataataatgttgttgatattgaaaaacttGCAGAAGCTGATTTAAAAATGTATAAGGATTTGCCTATTGCTCGAGTGGAGGGTCCTGAATCTGAATCTGAATCTGATTCCGATtcagaagatgaagatgaagaggatgacgaggaagaagaagaagaagaggatgATAGTGATGACGATCTTGATAGTGACGATGACGAGTACGAGAATTTAGTCTCTTCCGACGAAGAGAGTAACTCAAAACCTTCAGAATTGATCTCTTCAatacaacaagaagaataCAATCCTTTTGCTGAGAGTTTGGAACTGGAATCAAAAGACCCTAGTGAAAGCAATGAAGTAGAGGTTGATacccaacaacaacaacaacaacaagacaATAATGGATTAAAGCAGTTACCAATGTTACTTACTCATGTTTTACCCTCATTTTTTACAGCATATACACTTAATCCTGTTGCTAAGAATGCTCAGCGTAATGTAGGTGTTCCAgaagatttaaatttaaatactCAAATCAATTCACCAGAATTCAAGTTGGAACAGTTTGAAGATGACAGTTCTGATAGCtatgatttatatttatctGAAGTTGATGATATGGAAccattaattcatttatcaAGTAGTGATGAACCACaagaaaagagaaaagaaagattagAAAGATTAAAAGATGATCCCTATTATCTTGAAGATGTGGTTAAAACaacgaaaaagaaatccaagaataaaaaaataagatCTGAAAGTATTTCACCAGAAATTGAAAGTGAAAATGCATCAATTTCCAACACTATTGGATCAGAAACCGATACAgatataaacaaaaaacaaaaagagaagaagaacaagaataagaaaaagaagatgaataaattgaaaaaggaaaaagttCTTATTTTGGATGAAGAAACTATTGTTGGAGAATCAGATATTAatccaattgaatcaactaataaagaaaagaaaaaaccaattaaaaaaaatacatttaaaattgattcctccaatttagataattttgatttggtaTCAAATGATTCTGAAATACAAATTCATAATGATAAAGAgtatgaaattgatttagaaGCACTTcgtgaaaaattgaaacaaaccAATGTTGAACCTAAGGAGAAAgcgaagaagaagaaaaaaaagacaaaaaaagtcccagaagaagaagggaAGTCAATTACAGAATCTAATGGTGGTGAACTGGTAAAACCAAAGAAagtgaaaaagaaaaaagcGGTTATATTAGAATAA
- a CDS encoding 1-acyl-sn-glycerol-3-phosphate acyltransferase, putative (Similar to S. cerevisiae SLC1;~In S. cerevisiae: atalyzes the acylation of lysophosphatidic acid to form phosphatidic acid, a key intermediate in lipid metabolism): MSTVSSFFSKLKFYLKSGLYGTLIAGCAIYGVLASILLRIVNKAEYAQFAVAKACYYLCSLFLGLRINIKNEKYLHNLPAIVIANHQSALDIYVLGKIFQPGYTVTSKKSLKYVPFLGWFMALSGTFFLDRSKSASAKKVLDGALTSLKNQGKALFIFPEGTRSATEDLNMLPFKKGAFHLAKQAGIPIIPVVVSNTSTIFNSKRKIFNTGEINIEVLPPVSTSNWETHEDVTNACNNIRDDMIKTLKKLGNSKIPGSKPREDFYPSESEDTSETDVEIINEQTPLKATAVSD, from the coding sequence atgTCAACCGTTTCATCATTCTTTAGTAAACTCAAGTTTTATCTTAAATCAGGACTTTATGGTACTCTTATTGCTGGATGTGCCATATATGGTGTATTAGCATCTATTTTATTAAGAATTGTCAATAAAGCTGAATATGCTCAATTTGCAGTTGCTAAAGCTTGTTATTATCTTTGTAGCTTATTTTTGGGATTAagaattaatattaaaaatgaaaaatatttacatAATCTTCCTGCTATAGTTATTGCTAATCATCAATCAGCATTAGATATTTATGTTTTAGGGAAAATTTTCCAACCAGGTTATACTGTTACTAGTAAAAAATCTTTAAAATATGTTCCATTTTTAGGTTGGTTTATGGCTTTATCAGGGACTTTTTTCTTGGATAGATCGAAAAGTGCTTCTGCTAAAAAAGTTTTAGATGGAGCTTTAACtagtttgaaaaatcaaggTAAAgctttatttattttccCTGAAGGAACTAGATCAGCTACAGAAGATTTAAATATGTTACCATTTAAAAAAGGTGCTTTCCATTTAGCTAAACAAGCAGGTATTCCAATTATccctgttgttgtttcaaatacttcgacaattttcaattcaaaacgtaaaatatttaatactGGAGAAATCAATATTGAAGTATTACCTCCAGTTTCAACTTCAAATTGGGAAACTCATGAAGATGTCACTAATGcttgtaataatattagAGATGATATGATtaaaactttgaaaaaattaggCAACTCAAAAATACCGGGATCTAAACCAAGAGAAGATTTTTATCCTTCTGAATCTGAAGATACTTCAGAAACTGATGTGgaaataattaatgaacAAACTCCATTAAAAGCTACAGCTGTTTCTGattaa
- a CDS encoding heat shock protein 31, putative (Similar to S. cerevisiae HSP31), translating to MVKVLLALTSYNEPFYSDGKKTGVFVVEALHPFEVFRKKGYEIQFASETGTYGWDDHSVVADFLNGEDKEIFDNVNSDFNIALKNLKKASDVNPNDYDIFFGSAGHGTLFDYPKAKDLQKIATTVYDKGGVVSAVCHGPAIFENLNDPKTGEPLIKGKKITGFTDVGEDILGVTDLMKKDNLLTIKQVAEKEGATYIEPEGPWANFTVTDGKIVTGVNPQSAVKTAEDTITAFESK from the coding sequence ATGGTCAAAGTTTTACTTGCTCTTACTTCTTACAACGAACCTTTTTACAGTGACGGTAAAAAAACTGGTGTTTTCGTTGTTGAGGCTTTACATCCTTTCGAAGTTTTCAGAAAAAAAGGGTATGAAATCCAATTTGCATCTGAAACTGGTACTTATGGATGGGATGATCATAGTGTTGTTGCTGATTTTTTAAATGGTGaagataaagaaatttttgataatgtCAATTctgatttcaatattgctttgaaaaatttgaaaaaagctTCTGATGTTAATCCAAATGATTATGATATCTTTTTCGGTAGTGCTGGTCATGGTactttatttgattatcCAAAGGCTaaagatttacaaaaaattgcCACTACTGTTTATGATAAAGGTGGTGTTGTCTCTGCTGTTTGTCATGGTCCTGCTATTTTCgaaaatttgaatgatCCAAAAACTGGTGAACCATTAATTAAAGGTAAAAAAATCACTGGATTCACTGATGTTGGTGAAGATATTTTGGGAGTTACCGATCTTATGAAGAAAGATAATTTGTTGACCATTAAACAAGTTGCTGAAAAGGAAGGTGCCACTTATATTGAACCAGAAGGTCCATGGGCTAATTTCACCGTTACTGATGGTAAAATTGTTACTGGTGTTAATCCACAATCTGCTGTTAAAACTGCTGAAGATACAATTACTGCTTTTGAAagtaaataa
- a CDS encoding uncharacterized protein ygl080w homologue, putative (Similar to S. cerevisiae FMP37), with translation MSSFKKFTDFLFSKQSLKYVCTTHFWGPVSNFGIPIAAILDLKKDPDLISGPMTGSLILYSLVFMRYSMAVTPKNYLLFGCHFVNELAQLGQGFRWVKHHYESDLGSSSNGENTPKK, from the coding sequence ATGtcatcatttaaaaaattcactgattttttattttcaaaacaatCCCTTAAATATGTATGTACCACTCATTTTTGGGGTCCAGTATCTAATTTTGGTATTCCTATAGCTGCTATTTTagatttaaaaaaagatcCTGATTTAATTAGTGGACCAATGACGGGTTCATTAATACTTTATTCTTTAGTATTTATGAGATATTCAATGGCAGTTACTCctaaaaattatttattatttggttGTCATTTTGTTAATGAATTGGCTCAATTAGGTCAAGGATTTAGATGGGTTAAACATCATTATGAATCAGATTTAGGATCAAGTTCTAATGGTGAAAATaccccaaaaaaataa
- a CDS encoding fungal zinc cluster transcription factor, putative (appears to be a fusion of orf19.254 and orf19.255;~Similar to Candida albicans FZC99;~possibly fungus-specific) → MSTGLLPISCISCRKRKIKCNRIKPCDQCMKRHVQCEFPEKFRNIKIQEDEFKSKPKLELEPGPGPEPEPELKPKPKPEPESEPEPEFEPENTMKLIYDHPRKPSDNSSISTSGSGSGSGSGSGSLMSSVPRESTDSTDSMPTSAESATNSDFLEKCSVMRNDSIDRKSCSSSSITPITIDSLKSSTLSTTGLPTDTGTGTSTGTGNSLIINNNNNNNTSNREISDSDKYNLLKDDYDMMKAANTHLLNSNRLLTRQLEELQQSILNSSGHGGGGSSSSSNNNNNITNAINNNYNNIINKTKDCDIGNGNRNESINSNGNFLPTLSRCGDKRGNTSDSYSDESPPNKKEKIGVFGHSKSSFPKDSASKNQGIYSNNQFIEDSDSNSSQQKETSSSSIDSGSNSSSSSSSSSGGEIGPTFSFQPLSEEQRELFHGRKIHRAKRNRGQGQGQGQRQGVLDHQSSNQLSSNKYRLTNRQLKHNWEQDVDNYQDQETMKFNIQIQKSLKKKPLPILPSYLLKYDDLDNNINNNSSGSSSSSSISNNNTDSTIYQDVNKLNFEVIIKLVKKFFENNLYYRTFISSNHVFNFLNGYNNDNNTDDNDWENDDDLLLIYMILCLSIERLSPQDYVQLNLLPNGSLNICTKYRKYLTRQVLYKNFEKLKINLIDESMITIQAYILCSEWLFLQQNYEECWKMMFHACSISYSIGLHIMNQYQATTTTTITNNSSGSNEQNKSFKNVVDTTIGESNINNGKKNTVKLEGDEMNDEEDLNAQQYRLWYALKYLTSIICSIFGRPNPISVQVGMNNNNGSSSNSNSNSTLLDQTDWKLHILLKSESSELLRLSNLMLIENHSIDIPIEKMMLLKSKFDINIKILEDFYKFIEKKSKNNIKNDFIDNDDLKKQTKNKLNDKNDKNDKNDKNDKNDEYDEYDEYDEYSLNTKELDILSDTIILHINSIKLIEPFVKKYEIQKNHHDNKFSIQQMNSIDKFLQLLNIFIEKFLNVYIQRHLLEKEIIIVNNNNNNNNNNNSNDDDDDDDDFNDNNNKKKNKLNQISFSSPPPPPTTTTKKTATTNAAANAAANAATNVAANVAANSAANYGPSKFGRKLKSYYPFLNSMLGQGMILIFIFLHHKSKEFVLNDFKTTKLNNNFLQLIEKKLNNLLQFEFRLSSKYITTSRMWSSNMIYLIDRVLNLIKMIYEKQQEEEQQQQQQEREKDQTQDQESEDQEGEESDKQSFISMKSKSSSEEPSNSTSVQPPPPPPSSSSQPPPPQIPNIEEEFPITTSQGNLLYLFNTNPFGDPSQFEYLNGFHLNDPNWLTCSDNISYYLDSLGEDGNKESINDFKQYESTTETTNGNLDTSLDPTGTGTGNGTRDAAGMMRTNGSSSSNSVTNPSIATSSVSAPTASNTIDPTNTAPVTTAPATMTTNSSTIPLHPQPKSSSSSSTTTTTNSTIFNQGSGGDVFGLNYYNNNNNGNWSSSESPKIQGQGQGQGQSITKIPLNSGTSTLVSLIPNQTKFPNQVSPIPPILPPLSQPLSQPLSQPLSQPSQVQPQPSQPSQLLSQQVPNPSNNPNIGYFFPQQILPNYNTPSYGNFNIQSMKSTQNDNDGSNQ, encoded by the coding sequence ATGAGTACTGGATTACTTCCAATTTCTTGTATTTCTTGTcggaaaagaaaaataaaatgtaaTAGAATTAAACCTTGTGATCAATGTATGAAACGACATGTTCAATGTGAATTCCCAGAAAAATTTagaaatattaaaattcaAGAAGATGAATTTAAATCTAAACCTAAACTTGAACTTGAACCTGGACCTGGACCTGAACCTGAACCTGAACTTAAACCTAAACCTAAACCAGAGCCGGAGTCTGAACCTGAACCAGAATTTGAACCTGAAAACAccatgaaattgatttatgatCATCCTAGGAAACCTTCTGATAATTCAAGTATCTCAACAAGTGGATCAGGATCGGGATCAGGATCAGGATCAGGATCATTAATGTCATCAGTACCAAGAGAATCAACCGATTCAACTGATTCAATGCCAACTAGTGCTGAAAGTGCCACAAATTCCGATTTTCTTGAAAAATGTTCAGTTATGAgaaatgattcaattgatagaAAATCTtgttcatcttcatcaataacaCCTAtaacaattgattcattaaaaaGTTCAACTTTATCCACTACAGGTTTACCTACTGACACTGGCACTGGTACTAGCACTGGCACCGGTAATAgtttaataatcaataataataataataataatacttcTAATCGGGAGATTTCTGATTCTgacaaatataatttattgaaagatgattatgatatGATGAAGGCAGCAAATActcatttattaaatagTAATCGATTATTAACTCGTCAATTAGAAGaattacaacaatcaatCCTTAATTCTTCTGGTcatggtggtggtggtagtagtagtagtagtaataataataataatattactaATGCtataaacaacaattataataatatcattaataagACTAAAGATTGTGATATTGGAAATGGAAATAGAAATGAAAGTATTAATTCAAATGGTAATTTTCTTCCAACATTATCTAGATGTGGTGATAAACGTGGTAATACATCTGATTCATATTCTGATGAATCACcaccaaataaaaaagaaaaaattggagTTTTTGGTCATTCTAAATCTAGTTTCCCTAAAGATTCTGCTAGTAAAAATCAAGGAATATATTCcaataatcaattcattgaaGATAGtgatagtaatagtagtcaacaaaaagaaacatcatcctcatcaattgatagtggtagtaatagtagtagcagtagtagtagtagtagtggaGGTGAAATTGGTCCTACATTTAGTTTTCAACCATTATCTGAAGAACAAAGGGAATTATTTCATGGACGGAAAATTCATCGTGCCAAACGTAATAGAGGACAAGGACAAGGACAAGGACAAAGGCAAGGAGTTTTGGATCATCAATCATCGAATCAATTATCTTCAAATAAATATCGTTTAACAAATCGTCAATTAAAGCATAATTGGGAACAAgatgttgataattatcAAGATCAAGAAACTATGAAATTTAATAttcaaatacaaaaaagtttgaaaaaaaaaccattaCCTATATTACCAtcttatttattaaaatatgatgatttagataataatattaataataatagttctggtagtagtagcagtagtagtattagtaataataatactgaTTCTACTATTTATCAAGatgttaataaattaaattttgaagtgattattaaattggtgaaaaaattttttgaaaataatttatattatcGAACTTTTATATCAAGTAATcatgttttcaattttttaaatggatataataatgataataatactgatgataatgattgggaaaatgatgatgatttattattgatatatatGATATTATGTTTATCTATTGAAAGATTAAGTCCTCAAGATTAtgttcaattaaatttattacctAATGGttcattaaatatttgTACTAAATATCGGAAATATCTTACTCGTCAAGttttatataaaaattttgaaaaattaaaaattaatttaattgatgaatcaatGATTACTATTCAAGCTTATATATTATGTTCAGAATGGTTATTTTTACAACAAAATTATGAAGAATGTTGGAAAATGATGTTTCATGCTTGTTCTATTTCTTATTCAATTGGATTACATATTatgaatcaatatcaagcaacaacaacaacaacaataaccaacaatagtagtggtagtaaTGAACAAAATAAACTGTTTAAGAATGTTGTTGATACAACTATAGGAGAAtctaatattaataatgggaaaaaaaataccgTTAAATTAGAAGGTGATGAAAtgaatgatgaagaagatttaaATGCTCAACAATATCGTCTTTGGTATGCTCTTAAATATTTGActtcaataatttgttcTATATTTGGTCGACCAAATCCTATTTCTGTCCAAGTTGgtatgaataataataatggtagtagtagtaacaGTAACAGTAACAGTACATTATTGGATCAAACAGATTGGAAATTACATATTTTACTTAAATCAGAATCAAGTGAATTGTTAAGATTATCAAATCTTATGTTGATTGAAAATCATCTGATTGATATTCctattgaaaaaatgatgttattaaaatcaaaatttgatattaatattaaaattttagaagatttttataaatttattgaaaaaaaatctaaaaataatattaaaaatgattttattgataatgatgatttaaaaaaacaaactaaaaacaaattaaatgataagAATGATAAGAATGATAAGAATGATAAGAATGATAAGAATGATGAATATGATGAATATGATGAATATGATGaatattcattaaatacaaaagaattggatATATTATCTGATACTATTATTTTACATATTAATAGTATAAAATTAATAGAACCATTTgttaaaaaatatgaaattcaaaaaaatcatcatgataataaattttcaattcaacaaatgaattcaattgataaatttttacaattattgaatatatttattgaaaaatttttaaatgtatatattcaaagacatttattagaaaaagaaattattattgttaataataataataataataataataataataattctaatgatgatgatgatgatgatgatgattttaatgataataataataagaagaagaacaaattgaatcaaatttcattctcgtcaccaccaccaccaccaacaacaacaacaaaaaaaactgcaacaacaaatgcAGCTGCAAATGCAGCTGCAAATGCAGCAACAAATGTGGCAGCAAATGTGGCAGCAAATTCGGCAGCAAATTATGGACCATCAAAATTTGGtagaaaattgaaatcatattatccatttttaaattcaatgtTAGGTCAAGGaatgattttaatatttatttttttacatcataaatcaaaagaatttgttttaaatgattttaaaactactaaattaaataataattttttacaattgattgaaaaaaaattaaataatttattacaatttgaatttagattatcatcaaaataTATTACTACTTCAAGAATGTGGTCATCTAATATGatatatttaattgatagagttttaaatttaattaaaatgatttatgaaaagcaacaagaagaagaacaacaacaacaacaacaagaaagagaaaaagatcAAACCCAAGATCAAGAAAGTGAAGATCAAGAAGGTGAAGAATCAGATAAACAAAGTTTTATATCtatgaaatcaaaatctaGTTCTGAAGAACCTTCCAATTCAACATCAgtacaaccaccaccaccaccaccatcatcatcatcacaaccaccaccaccacaaatTCCTAatatagaagaagaatttcCAATAACTACATCACAAGGAAAtcttttatatttatttaatactAATCCATTTGGTGATCCTTctcaatttgaatatttgaatggatttcatttaaatgatCCAAATTGGTTGACTTGTCTGGATAATATCCTGTATTATTTGGATTCACTTGGTGAAGATGGTAAtaaagaatcaattaatgattttaaacaATATGAATCAACTACAGAAACCACAAATGGTAATCTAGATACATCTCTTGACCCAACTGGAACTGGAACTGGAAATGGAACTAGAGATGCGGCTGGTATGATGAGAACTAATGGGTCCTCAAGTTCTAATTCTGTTACAAACCCTAGTATTGCTACTTCATCTGTAAGTGCTCCAACAGCATCAAATACTATTGATCCTACTAATACTGCTCCTGTTACTACTGCTCCTGCTACTATGACGACCAATTCATCTACCATTCCATTACACCCACAACCCAAgagttcttcttcttcttctactactactactactaatcTGACAATATTCAATCAAGGGTCAGGAGGTGATGTATTTGGattgaattattacaataacaataataatgggaATTGGTCATCATCAGAATCTCCAAAAATTCAAGGTCAAGGTCAAGGTCAAGGTCAATCAATAACTAAAATACCATTAAATTCTGGAACATCTACTCTTGTTTCATTAAttccaaatcaaacaaaatttccaaatcaagTATCACCAATTCCTCCAATATTACCACCATTATCTCAACCATTATCTCAACCATTATCTCAACCATTATCTCAACCATCACAGGTGCAACCACAACCATCACAACCATCACAACTACTATCGCAACAAGTTCCAAATCCTTCTAATAATCCTAATATTGGTTATTTTTTCCCACAACAAATATTACCAAATTATAATACTCCATCATATggaaatttcaatattcaaTCAATGAAATCAACTCagaatgataatgatggttcaaatcaataa